From the genome of Leptotrichia trevisanii DSM 22070, one region includes:
- a CDS encoding Dna2/Cas4 domain-containing protein translates to MDISKNQGISIFQVIDYVYCPRIIYYEEVLKVFGNKMDDFKRKEEKRMEGKGSINRKWIWERLKLRKKDINNLSQWENKEFYKELYSEKYHFYGKIDEILYLQDETIVPLYYYNSKYTAREDKKYKYLMAMFSMLIEENYKIESQRGYILFLDGLSLKKIEYATKDFEIIKRQIAQILELIKTERYPLEVEGGTKCRDCYYKKICGR, encoded by the coding sequence ATGGATATCAGTAAAAATCAAGGAATATCAATTTTTCAAGTTATAGATTACGTTTATTGTCCTAGAATAATATATTACGAAGAAGTGTTGAAGGTGTTTGGGAATAAAATGGATGATTTTAAAAGGAAAGAAGAAAAACGGATGGAAGGAAAAGGAAGTATAAATAGAAAGTGGATTTGGGAAAGATTAAAGTTAAGAAAAAAGGACATAAATAACTTGTCACAGTGGGAAAATAAAGAATTTTACAAGGAACTGTATTCAGAAAAATATCATTTTTATGGAAAAATAGATGAAATACTTTATTTACAAGATGAAACAATAGTTCCGCTTTATTATTACAATTCAAAATATACCGCAAGAGAAGACAAAAAATACAAATATCTAATGGCAATGTTTTCTATGTTGATTGAAGAGAATTATAAAATTGAATCTCAAAGAGGCTATATATTATTTTTGGATGGATTGTCATTGAAAAAAATAGAATATGCAACTAAAGATTTTGAAATAATAAAACGACAAATTGCTCAAATATTGGAATTGATAAAAACAGAACGATATCCGTTGGAAGTAGAAGGTGGGACAAAATGCAGAGATTGTTATTATAAAAAAATATGTGGAAGATAA
- the cas2 gene encoding CRISPR-associated endonuclease Cas2: MMTWFIYDITDDRNRSRLIKIAQKHGLYRVQKSVFLGNIEKDEIDQIIKESKKVIDLREDSVYIFPVCDADYKKATLLGLAFEKDIVQDEKPVLFF, encoded by the coding sequence ATGATGACGTGGTTCATATATGATATAACAGATGACAGAAATAGAAGCAGATTAATTAAGATAGCACAAAAGCATGGATTATACAGAGTTCAGAAATCAGTATTTCTGGGAAATATAGAAAAGGATGAAATAGATCAGATTATAAAAGAAAGTAAAAAAGTTATTGATTTGAGGGAAGATTCGGTATATATTTTTCCAGTGTGTGATGCAGATTATAAAAAAGCGACATTACTGGGACTTGCCTTTGAGAAAGATATTGTTCAAGATGAAAAACCAGTGCTATTTTTTTAA
- a CDS encoding uracil-DNA glycosylase: MWNDLKLEIDICARCILEKTRINPIVGEGNKKAEILFVLDNISEEEDVKQKLLINRNGKYFKKFLEYSKLDLKKCYFTTLTKCSSHSNLIEKDSISKCHEFLVAQIALINPKYIVTVGERATKSLLEDVEKEDIKDLVGKVFDFYGEIKVVPIYDISYLFKATDKEKWKLIKILEKL; this comes from the coding sequence ATGTGGAATGACTTGAAATTGGAAATCGACATTTGTGCTAGATGTATTTTGGAAAAAACTCGGATTAATCCAATTGTCGGGGAAGGGAATAAAAAGGCGGAAATTTTGTTTGTGCTGGATAACATAAGCGAGGAAGAGGATGTAAAGCAGAAACTTTTGATCAACAGAAATGGAAAATATTTTAAAAAATTTTTGGAATATTCAAAACTGGATTTGAAGAAGTGTTATTTTACGACTCTTACAAAATGCAGCTCACATAGTAATTTAATTGAAAAGGATAGTATTTCAAAATGCCACGAGTTTCTTGTCGCACAAATTGCCTTAATTAATCCAAAGTACATTGTAACAGTAGGTGAAAGGGCAACTAAATCACTTTTGGAGGATGTAGAAAAAGAGGATATAAAGGATTTGGTTGGGAAAGTGTTCGATTTTTATGGAGAAATTAAGGTTGTACCGATTTACGATATTTCCTATTTGTTTAAAGCGACAGATAAGGAAAAATGGAAATTGATAAAAATTTTGGAAAAATTATAA
- the asnS gene encoding asparagine--tRNA ligase, translating to MLLELRELQKNTKEYLGKEIEINGWVKKIRSQKNFGFIELNDGTFFTGIQVVFEEGLENFEEISKLTISTSIKVTGIAVESLGKGQDYEIKATKISVYQKADSDYPLQNKRHSFEFLRTIAHLRPRTNAFFATFRVRSILSYAIHKFFQEKNFVYVQTPIITGSDAEGAGEMFRLTTLDINNVPKTENGSIDFKQDFFGKEANLTVSGQLNVETFATAFKNTYTFGPTFRAEKSNTPKHAAEFWMMEPEIAFADLDVNMDIIEEMIKYIVTYVRENAKEEMEFFNQFVDKDLFNRLDTLVNNEFGRITYTEAIEILKKADQKFEYEVEWGIDLQTEHERYLAEKHFKKPVFVTDYPKDIKAFYMKLNEDGKTVRAVDLLAPGIGEIVGGSQREDDYDVLLGKIHEMGLKEEDYWWYLDLRKYGSVPHSGFGLGFDRMLMYITGMTNIRDVIPFPRTTKNLEF from the coding sequence ATGTTATTAGAATTAAGAGAACTTCAAAAAAATACAAAAGAGTATTTAGGAAAAGAAATTGAAATTAATGGATGGGTGAAAAAGATTAGAAGTCAGAAGAACTTTGGGTTTATTGAGCTGAATGACGGAACTTTTTTTACGGGGATACAAGTTGTGTTTGAAGAAGGGCTGGAAAATTTTGAGGAAATTTCTAAACTTACAATTTCGACTTCTATTAAAGTTACAGGAATTGCAGTGGAATCATTGGGGAAAGGGCAGGATTATGAAATTAAGGCAACAAAAATTTCTGTATATCAAAAAGCTGATTCAGATTATCCGTTGCAAAATAAAAGACACAGCTTTGAATTTTTGAGAACAATTGCACATTTACGTCCTAGAACTAATGCGTTTTTTGCAACTTTCAGAGTGCGTTCAATTTTGTCTTATGCAATTCATAAATTTTTTCAGGAAAAGAACTTTGTGTATGTTCAAACTCCAATAATTACTGGAAGTGATGCGGAAGGTGCTGGAGAAATGTTTAGGCTTACGACACTTGATATAAATAATGTTCCAAAAACAGAAAATGGAAGCATTGACTTTAAGCAGGATTTCTTTGGAAAAGAGGCAAATCTTACGGTAAGTGGGCAGTTAAATGTTGAAACATTTGCGACAGCGTTTAAAAATACATATACTTTTGGGCCTACATTCAGGGCTGAGAAATCTAATACTCCAAAACACGCTGCAGAATTTTGGATGATGGAGCCTGAAATTGCATTTGCAGATTTGGATGTAAATATGGATATTATTGAGGAAATGATAAAATACATTGTAACTTATGTAAGGGAAAATGCTAAGGAAGAAATGGAATTTTTTAACCAGTTTGTAGACAAGGATTTGTTTAACAGACTCGACACTTTGGTAAATAATGAATTTGGTAGAATCACTTATACAGAAGCTATCGAAATTTTGAAAAAGGCTGATCAGAAATTTGAGTATGAAGTTGAATGGGGAATTGACTTGCAGACTGAACATGAGAGATACTTGGCAGAAAAACACTTTAAAAAGCCAGTATTTGTAACAGACTATCCAAAAGATATAAAAGCATTTTATATGAAATTAAATGAAGATGGAAAAACTGTAAGAGCGGTTGACTTACTAGCACCAGGAATTGGAGAAATTGTAGGTGGAAGCCAAAGGGAAGATGACTATGATGTTCTTTTAGGAAAAATTCACGAAATGGGATTAAAAGAAGAAGATTACTGGTGGTACTTGGACTTGAGAAAATATGGAAGTGTGCCACATTCAGGATTTGGACTTGGGTTTGACAGAATGCTTATGTATATTACTGGAATGACTAATATAAGAGACGTAATTCCGTTCCCGAGAACAACTAAAAATTTGGAATTCTAA
- a CDS encoding tetratricopeptide repeat protein produces MEKLRRIIMGMLLLSFTTVVKANYYIAENIGTNNGGDATTVEEERTPAVPPTTEADDNTRKALEQGSEKSKPKEEKKTVDTGTMPATQTEDISTEAKYNSYANYENATLAKKSSSATFRMAQLYFRDGLYEKAVNLALKDEAPDIPVMYVIAIGSRLMGDNEKSIDYYTRILSQDENQAEAKLGIGIAYKSKGDFSKALGYLRDYNSKYSNDEVKKEIAVLNEILAGSR; encoded by the coding sequence ATGGAGAAATTAAGACGAATAATAATGGGGATGTTACTACTTTCCTTTACAACTGTAGTAAAGGCAAACTACTATATTGCAGAAAACATAGGGACTAATAATGGTGGAGATGCGACAACTGTTGAAGAGGAAAGAACACCGGCAGTACCGCCAACAACCGAAGCTGATGACAATACAAGAAAGGCACTTGAGCAGGGAAGCGAAAAAAGCAAGCCTAAAGAGGAAAAAAAGACAGTTGACACAGGAACTATGCCCGCAACACAGACTGAGGACATATCAACTGAGGCAAAATACAATTCCTATGCAAATTACGAAAATGCCACACTTGCCAAAAAAAGCTCATCAGCTACATTCAGAATGGCACAGCTTTACTTTCGTGATGGACTTTACGAAAAAGCAGTAAATCTGGCATTAAAAGATGAAGCACCTGATATTCCTGTAATGTATGTAATTGCGATTGGTTCACGACTAATGGGGGATAACGAGAAGTCAATCGACTATTACACTAGAATTTTATCACAGGATGAAAATCAGGCGGAAGCAAAACTTGGGATAGGCATTGCCTATAAATCAAAAGGGGATTTTTCAAAAGCATTAGGATACTTACGAGATTATAATTCAAAATATTCTAATGACGAAGTAAAAAAGGAAATCGCAGTATTAAATGAAATATTAGCTGGTTCAAGATAA
- the dprA gene encoding DNA-processing protein DprA — protein MEWLRLKEYGMKNAHIKKLMLIFQDFEELFYEENFKLFNDELKSQLEEAMKIDLKARLELYERNRVRIISANDKEYPKKLKEIKDFPVFLYLKGKKLQDYDKIKIDKGKISVDNKRNIGVVGTRRATKFGKTACEKIVNELANYDVTVISGLADGIDTIALKTALDKEIEVVSVVGTGLDVVYPYENRDLWERIGEIGTLISEYPLGTQPTRWTFPRRNRIIAGMSDGVLVAESFKKGGALITAELAFSMNREVFAVPGFINYPSFEGCNNLIKNSKAKLATCGNDIAEEFLWDIKKEKSKLQKLTEEEKIVFETIMEEVSFEQILQNVKEKIEKNKLFSIIMSLKIRGLITETNGAKYIRIV, from the coding sequence GTGGAATGGCTTAGATTAAAGGAATATGGGATGAAAAATGCCCATATAAAAAAACTTATGTTAATTTTTCAAGATTTTGAAGAATTATTTTATGAAGAAAATTTTAAATTGTTTAATGATGAGTTAAAAAGCCAGCTGGAAGAAGCAATGAAAATTGATTTGAAAGCAAGATTAGAGCTTTATGAACGAAACAGAGTAAGAATAATTAGTGCAAATGATAAGGAATATCCAAAAAAACTAAAGGAAATAAAGGATTTTCCAGTCTTTTTGTATTTAAAGGGAAAAAAGTTACAGGACTATGATAAAATAAAAATTGATAAAGGTAAAATTTCAGTAGACAATAAACGAAATATCGGAGTTGTAGGAACACGGCGAGCCACAAAATTTGGAAAAACAGCCTGTGAAAAAATCGTGAACGAACTTGCAAATTATGATGTAACAGTAATTAGTGGACTTGCTGATGGAATAGATACAATCGCACTAAAAACTGCACTGGACAAGGAAATAGAAGTTGTATCAGTGGTAGGAACAGGGCTGGATGTAGTTTATCCATATGAAAATCGGGATTTATGGGAAAGAATAGGTGAAATTGGAACGCTTATAAGTGAGTATCCGCTAGGAACACAGCCTACAAGATGGACTTTTCCCAGAAGAAACCGAATTATAGCAGGAATGTCAGATGGAGTCCTAGTAGCCGAAAGTTTTAAAAAAGGCGGTGCATTAATCACAGCGGAATTGGCTTTTAGCATGAACCGTGAAGTTTTTGCCGTGCCAGGATTCATAAATTATCCATCTTTTGAAGGTTGTAATAATTTAATAAAAAATAGTAAAGCAAAATTGGCAACCTGTGGAAATGACATTGCCGAAGAATTTTTGTGGGATATAAAAAAAGAAAAAAGTAAATTACAAAAACTGACAGAAGAAGAAAAAATTGTATTTGAAACAATAATGGAAGAAGTAAGTTTTGAGCAAATACTACAAAATGTAAAAGAAAAAATAGAGAAAAATAAATTATTTTCAATAATTATGAGTTTAAAAATTAGAGGATTAATTACAGAAACAAATGGGGCAAAGTATATAAGGATAGTGTAA
- a CDS encoding MBL fold metallo-hydrolase → MGELNKETRLERRLVKKMKFSSLGSGSSGNSSYIEMGNKKFLIDAGFSGKKIVEKLNNIEKRIEDIMGIFVTHEHSDHIQGLGVVSRKYDIPIYLHEVTYNVIKDKIGKIEKKNLNFIRDEKTVIDNCVINNFEVMHDAEKCLGYTFEYEGKKLSYASDVGCVNNIIKENLKNSDVIVLESNYDYNMLMTGPYHWELKNRVKGRNGHLSNSEASKLIGQVLNEKLKKIYLMHISKDNNTPELAYNSLYQILERENKSHLEIEIINEEGTEIYKI, encoded by the coding sequence ATGGGGGAGTTAAACAAAGAAACTCGATTAGAAAGAAGATTAGTAAAAAAAATGAAATTTTCAAGTTTGGGAAGTGGAAGTAGCGGAAATTCAAGCTATATTGAGATGGGAAATAAGAAATTTCTTATAGATGCAGGATTTAGTGGCAAAAAAATTGTAGAAAAATTGAATAATATTGAAAAAAGAATTGAGGATATAATGGGAATATTTGTGACACATGAGCATTCTGATCATATTCAGGGGCTGGGTGTTGTTTCGCGAAAATACGATATTCCGATTTATCTTCACGAAGTAACTTATAATGTAATTAAAGACAAAATTGGAAAAATTGAGAAAAAGAATTTGAATTTTATAAGGGATGAAAAAACTGTAATTGATAACTGTGTGATAAATAATTTTGAAGTAATGCACGATGCTGAAAAATGTTTGGGTTATACATTTGAATATGAAGGGAAAAAATTGTCATATGCTAGTGATGTTGGCTGTGTGAACAATATTATTAAGGAAAATTTGAAAAATAGCGATGTAATTGTATTGGAAAGCAATTACGACTATAATATGCTGATGACAGGCCCTTATCACTGGGAATTGAAAAATCGTGTAAAGGGAAGAAATGGACATTTGTCAAATTCAGAAGCATCAAAGTTAATTGGGCAGGTGCTTAATGAAAAATTGAAAAAAATTTATCTAATGCACATAAGCAAGGATAACAATACTCCAGAATTGGCTTATAATTCGCTGTATCAAATTTTGGAGCGGGAAAATAAAAGCCATCTGGAAATCGAAATTATTAATGAAGAAGGAACGGAAATTTATAAAATATAG
- the yqeH gene encoding ribosome biogenesis GTPase YqeH, protein MIIKKCSGCGIELQFEDKNKEGYVPEEKFITEDNLLCQRCFKIKNYGENLVNNFSREDYLKEVNECVKKSDIILPIFDIIDFEGSFTEEILDYLRDYRSIILINKIDLLPDFIHPTEISNWVKDRLAEEDIVPDDIAFISAKNKYGVNGIIRKIKNIFHNKKVKATVLGVSNVGKSSVINLLLGNNKITTSKYSGTTLKSINNKIPNSEITIIDTPGLIPDGRISDLISVENGLKLVPAGEISRKTFKLEENQVFMFDVFCRFKILGNELLESGSKPIFSAYASKSVKFHVAREERVEALLSGDYFEILQEDEKEKYFQNEFVTHEVEIEENEELVIAGLGWINVKRGPLKVQLEVPKNVKVIVRPSIFRNKK, encoded by the coding sequence TTGATTATAAAAAAATGTAGCGGTTGCGGAATTGAACTGCAGTTTGAAGATAAAAATAAGGAAGGATATGTTCCTGAAGAGAAATTTATAACAGAGGATAATTTACTTTGTCAGAGATGTTTTAAAATTAAAAATTATGGGGAAAATCTTGTAAATAATTTTAGCAGGGAAGATTATTTGAAGGAAGTAAATGAATGTGTAAAAAAATCTGATATAATACTTCCAATTTTTGATATTATTGACTTTGAAGGTTCATTTACTGAGGAAATCTTGGATTATCTAAGAGATTACAGATCTATAATTTTAATTAACAAAATAGATTTGCTGCCTGACTTCATACATCCAACTGAAATTTCCAACTGGGTAAAGGACAGGCTTGCAGAAGAGGACATTGTACCTGATGATATTGCCTTTATTAGTGCTAAAAATAAATACGGAGTAAATGGAATAATCAGAAAAATTAAAAATATTTTTCATAACAAAAAAGTAAAGGCAACTGTGCTTGGAGTTTCAAATGTTGGAAAATCATCAGTTATAAATTTACTTCTTGGAAACAACAAAATAACAACTTCTAAATATTCTGGAACTACTTTAAAATCAATTAACAATAAAATTCCAAATAGTGAAATTACGATAATTGACACACCTGGACTTATTCCAGATGGGAGAATTTCTGATTTAATTAGTGTAGAAAATGGATTAAAGCTAGTGCCAGCTGGAGAAATTTCCCGAAAAACTTTTAAACTTGAAGAAAATCAGGTATTTATGTTTGATGTTTTCTGCAGATTTAAAATACTTGGAAATGAACTTTTAGAAAGTGGAAGCAAGCCTATTTTTTCTGCGTATGCTTCAAAAAGTGTGAAGTTTCACGTGGCTCGTGAGGAAAGAGTGGAAGCCCTGTTAAGTGGAGATTACTTTGAAATTTTACAAGAAGATGAAAAAGAAAAATATTTTCAAAATGAATTTGTAACTCACGAAGTGGAAATTGAAGAAAATGAGGAACTTGTAATTGCAGGGCTGGGATGGATAAATGTTAAAAGAGGGCCGTTAAAGGTACAGTTGGAAGTTCCTAAAAATGTGAAAGTAATTGTTAGGCCGTCAATTTTTAGAAATAAAAAATAG
- a CDS encoding tyrosine-type recombinase/integrase, which yields MNNSDKDVEKEKDIGNKDNIRNENLVMYVDKFLYYEEVILGKSFNTIRSYRRDLLQFMEYLDEYEEIHNFEEIEMMTFRSFIAYLNSPQRLAKEEDKKKKDSRKNLENTEIDDTESKIDNIKSIEDMEEINKKISVKPVSKRTINRKISALRTFFKYLQEIKVIETNKAAYINVPKFEKELPNVLNRDDLNSLRHVISTEKITGIRDRLIIELLYSSGLRSMELINLSEFMIDIEEREIRVIGKGDKERITFFSENAKKWLIKYIEEKKRQYENYTREVLIVNSKGKKLTTRSLRRLISAHAHEAGIQKEITPHVFRHSFATELLNNGVDIRYLQELLGHSSIATTQVYTHVSKAFLRDIYMNTHPLAKE from the coding sequence ATGAATAATAGTGACAAAGACGTTGAGAAAGAAAAGGACATTGGAAATAAAGACAATATAAGAAATGAAAATCTTGTGATGTATGTGGATAAATTCTTGTATTACGAAGAGGTTATTCTTGGGAAGAGCTTTAATACGATTAGAAGTTATCGGCGGGATTTACTGCAGTTTATGGAATATCTGGATGAATATGAAGAAATTCATAATTTTGAAGAAATTGAAATGATGACATTCAGATCCTTTATTGCGTATTTAAATTCTCCGCAAAGACTAGCTAAAGAGGAAGATAAGAAAAAAAAGGATTCACGGAAAAACCTTGAAAATACCGAAATTGATGATACAGAATCAAAGATTGACAATATAAAAAGCATTGAAGATATGGAAGAAATAAATAAAAAAATAAGTGTTAAGCCTGTGTCTAAAAGAACTATAAACAGGAAAATTTCAGCACTTAGGACATTTTTCAAATATCTTCAGGAAATAAAGGTAATTGAAACGAACAAGGCGGCTTATATAAATGTTCCAAAATTTGAGAAGGAATTGCCGAATGTATTGAACAGGGATGATTTGAATAGTTTGAGGCATGTTATAAGTACGGAGAAAATTACTGGGATTAGAGATAGGTTGATTATTGAACTGCTTTATTCTAGTGGACTTCGTTCAATGGAACTCATTAATTTGAGTGAATTTATGATTGATATTGAAGAGCGGGAAATTAGGGTTATTGGAAAAGGGGATAAGGAGCGGATAACTTTTTTTAGTGAAAATGCTAAGAAATGGCTGATAAAGTACATTGAGGAAAAGAAAAGGCAATATGAGAATTACACCAGGGAAGTGCTGATTGTAAACAGTAAAGGGAAAAAATTGACGACACGTTCGCTAAGAAGGCTTATTTCGGCACATGCACACGAAGCTGGGATACAAAAGGAAATAACACCGCATGTATTTAGGCATTCATTTGCAACGGAACTTTTGAATAACGGCGTGGATATCCGATATTTACAGGAATTGCTTGGGCATAGCAGTATTGCTACAACACAGGTTTACACACACGTGAGCAAGGCGTTCTTGCGGGATATTTATATGAACACTCACCCGTTGGCTAAGGAATAA
- the topA gene encoding type I DNA topoisomerase, with protein MAKKLVIVESPSKAKTIEKILGRNYEVVASYGHVIDLPKTKIGIDVENNFEPQYKVIKGKGEVLKKLKEKAKSANAVYLASDQDREGEAIAWHISNYIKQPDKVKRIEFNEITKTAVNNAIKNPRDINDNLVNAQQARRLLDRIVGYKISPLLWKIINRNASAGRVQSVALKLICDLEDEINAFVPQKYWEVSALIEKNINLNLVKIANDKVDKIFDEKVVKKLEKDLKNESLTLEKIEIKKKSQRPPLVFKTSTLQQLASSYLGYGASKTMRIAQQLYEGLAINGENKGLITYMRTDSTRISVDALNMAKDYITKNYGEKYVGKYIVKNSKSNVQDAHEGIRPSDINLVPDDIKVYLTNEQYRLYKLIWDRFLVSQFAAMQYEQMQINAVNGDYSFRGTINKVIFDGYYKIFKDEDEIKTGDFPELKEGNVHPIDKLNIEEGITKAPTRFSEATLVKKLESEGIGRPSTYASIVETLKAREYVELIEKRFYPTYLGYEVKDELVKNFKDIMNVKFTANMEKELDKVEEGTVEWIQLLRTFYDSLEKDIDKFEKEIDKIKNRRIVSDVLDSEGNPMVLKTGLYGKYLISESNEKEKISLKGIAVSPEAIKKGEIFVKEEVEKLQNNKKGILTDYFDEAGNRYVLKVGRFGEYLESENYEKDEKRMSLPVELKQKYKKGAVIELDGVLQISDEMKRLYEIDRKIIEEAGTCEFCGKPYEIKTGRFGKFLACTGYPECKTIKNIKTGKVTRVTEKEEKTKKTTKKATKKTAKTATKAKSTSRKAKKTTTTKKSTVKKSK; from the coding sequence TTGGCTAAAAAGTTAGTTATTGTTGAGTCACCGTCAAAAGCAAAAACCATTGAAAAGATACTTGGTAGAAATTATGAAGTTGTTGCATCTTACGGACATGTGATAGATTTACCAAAAACAAAAATTGGAATAGATGTAGAAAATAATTTTGAGCCTCAATATAAGGTTATAAAAGGGAAAGGTGAGGTTTTAAAGAAATTAAAGGAAAAAGCGAAAAGCGCAAACGCTGTTTACCTGGCATCGGATCAGGATAGGGAAGGGGAAGCGATAGCTTGGCACATTTCTAATTATATTAAGCAGCCTGATAAAGTAAAAAGGATTGAGTTTAATGAAATAACGAAGACGGCTGTAAATAATGCGATTAAGAATCCGAGGGATATTAATGACAATCTTGTGAATGCACAGCAGGCTAGAAGATTGCTTGATAGAATTGTGGGGTATAAGATAAGTCCGCTTTTGTGGAAAATAATTAATCGTAATGCCAGTGCTGGACGTGTTCAGTCAGTTGCGTTAAAATTGATTTGTGACTTGGAAGATGAGATAAATGCGTTTGTGCCACAGAAATATTGGGAAGTAAGTGCATTAATTGAAAAAAATATTAATCTTAATTTAGTAAAAATTGCAAACGACAAAGTAGATAAAATATTTGATGAAAAAGTTGTAAAAAAATTGGAAAAAGACTTAAAAAATGAATCGTTGACGCTTGAGAAAATAGAAATTAAGAAAAAATCTCAAAGGCCGCCGCTTGTATTTAAGACAAGTACCTTGCAGCAGCTTGCTTCATCATATCTTGGGTATGGTGCGAGTAAAACGATGAGAATAGCACAACAGCTGTATGAAGGGCTTGCCATTAATGGTGAAAACAAAGGGCTTATAACATATATGAGAACAGATTCTACAAGAATTTCCGTTGACGCCTTAAATATGGCAAAAGATTATATTACAAAGAACTATGGTGAAAAATATGTAGGAAAATATATTGTAAAAAATTCAAAATCAAATGTTCAGGATGCCCACGAAGGAATCCGTCCGTCTGATATTAATTTAGTTCCAGATGATATAAAGGTTTATTTGACAAATGAACAGTACAGATTGTATAAATTGATTTGGGACAGATTTCTGGTTTCACAGTTTGCGGCAATGCAGTATGAACAGATGCAGATTAATGCCGTGAATGGAGATTACAGTTTCCGTGGGACGATTAACAAGGTAATTTTTGATGGGTATTACAAGATTTTTAAAGATGAGGATGAAATTAAGACTGGGGATTTTCCAGAATTAAAGGAAGGCAATGTTCATCCGATAGATAAATTGAATATAGAAGAAGGAATAACAAAAGCACCTACAAGATTTTCAGAAGCAACACTTGTAAAAAAACTGGAATCAGAGGGGATTGGGCGTCCATCAACTTATGCTTCAATTGTTGAAACGCTGAAAGCAAGGGAATATGTGGAACTTATTGAAAAACGTTTTTATCCAACTTATTTGGGATATGAAGTAAAGGATGAGCTTGTCAAGAACTTTAAGGACATTATGAACGTGAAATTTACGGCGAATATGGAAAAGGAGCTGGATAAGGTTGAGGAAGGGACAGTTGAGTGGATACAGCTTTTGAGAACTTTTTATGATTCGCTGGAAAAGGATATTGACAAGTTTGAGAAGGAAATTGACAAAATAAAAAATCGTAGAATTGTGTCGGATGTACTGGATTCTGAGGGCAATCCTATGGTTTTAAAAACTGGACTTTATGGAAAATACTTGATTAGTGAATCAAATGAGAAGGAAAAAATTTCGTTAAAGGGAATCGCAGTATCGCCTGAGGCTATTAAAAAGGGAGAAATTTTTGTAAAAGAGGAAGTTGAGAAACTTCAAAATAATAAAAAAGGAATTTTGACTGATTATTTTGATGAAGCTGGAAATAGATATGTACTGAAAGTTGGGCGATTTGGAGAATATCTTGAAAGTGAAAATTACGAAAAAGATGAAAAAAGAATGTCGTTGCCAGTTGAATTGAAGCAAAAATATAAAAAAGGTGCTGTAATAGAGCTGGATGGAGTATTGCAAATAAGCGATGAAATGAAGCGGCTTTACGAAATTGACAGAAAAATAATAGAAGAAGCAGGAACATGTGAATTTTGCGGAAAACCGTATGAAATAAAAACTGGAAGATTTGGAAAATTTTTGGCTTGTACAGGCTATCCAGAGTGTAAAACGATAAAAAATATAAAAACCGGGAAAGTTACAAGAGTGACTGAAAAAGAGGAAAAAACTAAGAAAACTACAAAAAAAGCGACTAAAAAAACAGCAAAAACAGCAACTAAAGCAAAATCTACATCTAGAAAGGCTAAAAAGACAACGACAACTAAAAAATCTACAGTGAAGAAATCTAAATAG